The stretch of DNA caggagaaGGAGAGGAAGTTAGTATGTTAGTTAGtttgttagtatgatattcgcggtcagaagggtcgcctctataacttggttcccttgcgattatcatggaaagaAAAATTGTTAGAGGAAATGGGTaaaaagaatcaggattcactgtggtgagtgataTGGTTCTGAAGACcgaactctcaactattcggcgaTACGagatttctaaaataatatccattcTGATCTGAGGCCACTGAGAAAACTCATTTGAAAATTCTCGAgcgatatatttttattcatcacaTTTCAAAAGACTTTCGATTGTCTCCACCGATGTTGTTTTTGGCAACCTAAGAAAGTCGCCGAGAAGCTCCCTTTATATTTCTCGACTAgacgatatatttttcaacatgaGAAGGTCACAGAGGAAATTCCTGACATAGGggtatatctatttctttcttcGCATAATAACCATGAATAActgctattacaaccatcctccttaaaGGGGGAcctcggtctggaaaatcgaaagaatcaaattttggttttttgcatttttggaaagcttATGCCCTTAGAAATATTgtcctaaaagatttttttttgatatttgatttcataggaaagttacagccaaaactatgaagtcacctcaaggtatatggtattgctgtacgaattttgaaacaattttccctcGAAACCATATTATTTCAACTGGTAGTATCGATATCTCTGGATCTACTCAACCGatttgactgaaattttttatcagcatgtaaaaatgaattatctaaagcgttacatagccgtttttgatgtctcgttttttcgattttttatgagcttctaaacagcgatttttcatgaaaaaactattcatttttaacaaccattttggcaattttgaaaaaaaatttaaaaacccctatgtaacgcttcaggTGTTGTCctaaatttttaaaaagttaattgaaatttgttctacgacaccccgttgcttcagagccgataccaccagcaagataccgattttcagacagcatctacacatccagctgtcaacagcgtaataatcattgttCGTGCACTcgaaaaaatacatcttcaaacttACCTTAAACAATAGCCAAAATACGCGAACACTttactttattcgtaacatccgaaaaaatccacgaaaattcattatttttcgatcttccagacaggggtcccgccttaacacattaaggaccgctcgTTTTGGggaaaacttgaacgcttcatttgttcgtattccacgaatgagatcgtttccttcgatgtggatgagacgaagacgAGGCATCGGtgggccttgttagattcttgggaaaccaaggatttaaccttcaagtgtagaaaacactgattatttcgtgatccatccgtaacagacggaacgcgagcggtccgcaatatgtTAAGGGCCATGGATCCTTTGTTTTAGTTCTAttaggttctttttcggacatgatCCTGGAATCAATTCAATCGAGTTCGAAAAGTATTTATGGCAACACTTCGAAGGGAAAGGATCCTCCTAGCGAGGgaactttttatattttatcgcatattttatatattattttaaatCACTAAGGGGTAGGACTTGGGATGCAATATTTCACTTCTCTTCAGGAACTGCGCAGTGTGTGTTATGTTCTCCATTGTGTCTAGCTAAatgtgatatcagcattagAGAAGACTGTTGTCTACTCGCTAGCTGGTCCGAGGCTGCGTTTGTCTAGAATGAGCCCAATATTCATATGACGGTTTCATTTTCTTATTTCTCTTGAATAAAATGCCATGTGGATAGCTAGATTTGTTTTAGCATGAACATGGATATATTTAATTGTATTTCGTTACTACTTTAGTCGCTCCTTTTGatcggtacaatttgaggagcacaaattgaacTGATCAAAACGTGGGATTTGGCGCGTttagaaacaaaattcaatgtgatatatgcgtagaaatatttccaatcaagtgatgcaaacatctttgcgacctatcaagaaatattcgagttataagcattcgaaatctttcattattttgtacatggtttttgattttcattttacacccCACTGGAAATCTTCCTGTTAGACATCCTTGGCATCAGGGTTGCcaattataattttcaaaaattaggaAGAATGAGAATGacaatcaggagaaatcaggatagttcatattgggttgtccggaaagttaattttatatccataataAGAATATGAGAAAGAATTAACTTAAGAATGATTGAACCACGGAATAGGTtcgcagcttaaatattctatcctcctagaacatgtttgcttcctcgtcgaaaactgttgcGAGCCTCACTTGTTGTATTACAGGTTTCTtagtagtagctcataatacagaactTATTCCAAATACCACTAAAAACAGAGTATGActttcttcgggcgaagaccgaaTTTTGGACTCAATTTGCTTACATCAAGTTTTTGCCACTCACCGTTGTTGTGAATGATCTGTTTTCATCACAAgtcacgattttcttcaaaaggaCATCTTCGTCACGTTGAGAAAACTTTGGtatgaaaaacagtatatttatcacggataattttattttgataaagtaaaaagtacaaaaacctGGAAACATTagaatcatttcagaaaaatcaggcaaaactgagtgtttgtcagaatatcagggaacgtgcttAAAAGTCTTGGATATCCTGAAAAATTAGGaaagttggcatctctgcttggCATTGCAAAGCAAAAGTCCAAATTGATTTGCGAAAAGAAAGACTGTTGACTGTTCATTGAATGCGAGACTAGAATGGCATTGTCTCGTCGCTACGTCAGGTGCTCGTTATCGACGGCTCTGTTTGGGAAGCACATATTATGTTTTGCTGTGATTATTGTTCTGTttctatatgaaaaaaatagcaCATAACTTTCTTTGTAACTATTCAGATGCTCTCTGTTGGATGAATTTGTTTAATTTATGATGTATGACTCCGTCCTTCAGTAAAGGTATCAAATCAGTGAACTGgtgacgtttttatgaaatcattttaacgttaataactatttctgcTGTGATaactggaagcatttccatgttcccataaatttgttctgttcatttgtgtccTTTACCTACCCAtatcgtcaataacgagcaacttatgtatCGGTGCGGAACTATTTTTATTTACACTGAGAATCATTCACACGTAAATcggtcgctcgaaatgcaaatgcagagaACGAACAAGTTATCGCAATTTAAGCTCCGCCCGATGACAACCTATTGAAACGGCCGGAGCGTAAGAGCAGGGCATTCAAATTTTCCATTACACAGCCTTGCTGCTGCCAACGAGCAGTTAACATCAAATCCCGGTGCTATTTTGTTCGCAACTTCAATTCCAAGCAACTCGATGAAATGATACAGAGTGTTGGTTCTCATGCCGCctggtttatttttacatcacacgcatacattgttgttgtttttttatgtGTTGGCTAATGTTAATTGAGCGGTTACCATTAACCGaagttattgttttttttttaaatgtggaATTACGGTGGTGGTAGAAAAACCTAAATAATCCCCCGTGACCGTGTGTATGTCAACCTCAAAAGAAAGCCAAGATAACTATTACAGGGCGCACTCGATCATttcagtctccgatttctttcactgtatataatcgagtcagaaaaaaaaaattatttgtttttcatacatatatttttcgttttattaaTATCAAagatgaaattaatttttgattcatccccttaaagtcataaaataccattctcacataaaaaattcgaattatttcaggaggtgatagaggatcatatttgatggaaaaactcCTTCTaagaatatgttcgaatttcaacaatgacagagttatagaactttttgtttgtttcggactttgttaCCTCAAACTGGCGCTACATTAATAAGTACGCTACAAAAGacgattatgttgctttcatttgaaagatgaggaaatttagtacaggatatactagtggaacatctaaattagtggattttaataacattttggaagtgaaaaacttaaaagttaataatttttaatgtattattattaatatcatcctaaaaatttatattaaactagattgtttctatcaattaaattgaaactctctaatcgctctacaatttgttctttgacacccaacttctatcttaatTAATTTGGCCgcaatatcaatataaacaattcctggtgaaaattcaagcaaaatcttcaaaaatcacgatttttaacccactgtacatgttatagccacttaaattgcaccttaacgttgaaaggttacatttcttcttgaaataagtcgtatttgaaatataaaaaaaagttttccaaactatatataatcgagtccgagctGTACAGGCTTAAATCCTCAGGCCTTGGAAAAGGCCtgtcagaagatcaatcaataaagaGTCCTGGGATTGAACACGCGATCGTTCGCCTAATAAGGAGAAACATAACCATTGTGGCTACGGAAACCACCTTAAGTAGAATATTGACATAGGAATTCGTACCCACTTCTAGAAATTTTCCATAGAAAAACAAATCAATATATTGAAGAGCCTAATCTTCAAAACTGATTATCACATTTTACAAGACTCATCACATATTTCAGTACACAATTCAGATCCTGCAATAGATTTGCATTTCTGGATTCTATTTTTAACACTTTCTGAGAGAATctagataaatttattttttttcgtgtgagaaaggtattttctgactttaaggggatgaatcaaaattcaaattccTCCTACATGCAATacacgcaaaaaaaacgaataaaaaaaatttgtttttgactcgattatatacagtgaaaagaaatcagaaactgtatataaccgaGCCCTCGCTGTATagtagaaaaaaatagaaaaaaaaacttaaaaactcGACCAGTAGTCGATTGAAACAGAGCTAGAAAGTGTTCCCTCAAGTAAAGGAAACAATATCGCTCTtttgttcatttgtttcatGGAAATAACACCTTTATCACATTTTAACACATaccatatcttcttcttcttcttcaatggcactaacgttcctagaggaacttcgccgtctcaacgtagtattacttgcgtcatttttattagtacttagttgagatttctatgccaaataacacgccttgaatgcattttgagtggcaagctctagaatacgcgtgatcacagtgcaagtcggaggaaatttctttgacgaaaaattcccccgaccagaacgggaatcgaacccgaacacccggcatgttagttatgacgctaaccactcggccaagggagcacatacaCATACCATATACATTTTATAAAATACCAAGCCTTAAGTAGCATATAATAATTATATTGTTGTATTGCAAAGTTCAGCGTTCTACGATTAATTAGCTCAGGGAAACATGACTTTATTTTGAGAACGATTCGCTTAATTCTGTTTCAGATCACGTGATAACACACCTCTAGACATTTCCATCAGTAGTTGAGTTCGAAATCTATGGATGACCCAACTTTTGAACGACTGAAGACCACAATTTTCGAACCGTTCGAAAGCGTCAAATTGAGTATTCAGAATAAGTCATGTTCAACAAACTAAATCTGAAGATTCTATTCAGCCTCCTTAGCAAAGTTCAAGCCTAATCGCTCTTCGGAATCCACATCGGAAATCAGTGAGAGGGTGCCTGCATGTTTTTCTGTTGACAGTGCCATTATGGATACAATTTAGCACAGTTAGGTAGTTATTTAATTCAAAAAGCTACCCCAGTTCATCGCAGGTAACAGTTCTAGATACTGCAGGTAGGTGTATATGTGTATAAATAGACAGCATTTCAACAAGTTTGTTACAGTTTATTTGAACTACTTGATAACACAAGTCCGAAAGCAAGCCTTTCAGTCATTCCGACTTAAATCTATTACTTAACTCAATCATGAATCCCATCAACCAAAATCAACTGATCGACGAAGAATTTGAGCATATTCGCTATGATGTATTCCGAGAAGTCAGCTCACAGGACGGACCGCTGTCCAAAAATCTCCGGACTCGGCTCAATAGTTTGCCCCGGCATATCCGCAAGCAGCTTGTGGAAGCAGAATATAACGGCTGTTCATCCCTGTTCACTGCCTGTTGCAAAGGAAACGTTGAAATCGCCGAGTATCTGATAACAAAGTGTGACGCCAACATCGAACAGCGGGGTATACTATTTGACTATGCGGATCGGAAGGATGAGGAGTTCGAGGATTATACGGTACACAACGTGACTCCACTGTGTGCTGCCTGTGGCGCAGGTCATCTTCATCTCGTGAAATGTCTTGTCAGACTGGGGTGTAATGTGAATGCTGTCTCCGGGATCGGCTCTTCAGCTCTTGAGGTTGCCTGCACTAACAAAGATCTCGAAATCGTTCAATATTTGGTAGAGAACGGAGCGAACATTCGAAAGCCAAGCTTCGATGGTGCAACTTACCTCATCGATTCGATCGAATCAGCGCCTATATGTAGTTATCTCATCAGAAAAGGGGCTGACGTTAATGCACGCGATGTGTACGACAAAACCGCTCTACATTATGCAGTTGAGAGTCTAAGTTACGGAACAATTCGATTGTTACTGGATCATGGAGCCGATCCGTTCGCCAGAAGTCGTTATGGGGATGACCCTCTTCAGCTAGCATGTATAACAGGGTCACTAGAGGTAGTGGAATATCTTCTGAGCAGAATAAACTACCCTCGAGAAAGATGGATCGAAGCTATCGAGCTGATGGGATCAACATTAATTCATTTCCATTACGATACACAAGACGTTCTTCTTCACTGGCGATTGGCTTATGATGCGAGGAcgaataaaaacaataacatccAAGAGAGATCGCAAATCCCACCACGACCCGCTTATGGAAACATGGTCGAGTTCGCCACAATCGACGAACTGAACGCATCCGCTTGGGATGTGGATGCATTGCGGATGCAGGGTTTATTGATACAGGAGAGGTTATTGGGGATCGATCACAAGGTTACTTTACATCGATTAATGGAACGAGGAGATTTCTACAAAGTAACCAGACGCTACCAGGTTTGTATAGATCTATGGATGCTGGCATTGCGAGTGAGAGTTCAAAAGCATACCATATTGCACAGTGATACCTGCGACACAGTGAGGGCCATCGTGAAATTGATGGTGAATTTAATGGATGATAATGACCCAATGGTACCACAATTTAAGGATGCCTACACCATGTTCCAACTATTGACATCCAACATTTCTGAGATTCAGCAGCTACTTAGTATTCAACCGGTCAATAGGTCACAGCAAAAAAACTACGATTGTATACTCCGTTGTCTGCTGCACCTGATGTGCATCTTGCTCTCCGTAGCTAAAACCAAGGATGACCACAAATTGATCGAAAGCTCCGTCCTTGGTCTTGTCCTGAACAACATTCGAAGTGTACAAACCAACGAAACGCTACTGCATATGTCCGTTTCGAACATGGGTTTGATGAAAAGCGATTATTTCACGGATGAagtagacacaaaaagattcttCCCCAATCTACCTGTTACAAAGTTGCTGTTGGACTGTGGCGCACCAGTCAATGCGAGGGACAATACCAGATCCACGCCATTGCTTCTTGCCGCCTACCCTTTCAATTATGAGAAAGATGTGATCCACACTTTGATCGAACACGGTGCCCATCTGGATCTACCGAATTTATTGGGTGACCGGCCATCGTCCATGCTCAGGAGAATCTCGATGAATGATATTTGTCTGGGCCAACAAATTTCGCTCAAATGTCTCAGCGCTAATGTAATTGTTAAGTCAGGGGTGTCCTATCGGAATGAGGTGCCTCGCATGCTGGAGGATTTTATTCGAGCGCATGAAATGTTTTAGTTTTATAATATCAATATATCTTATcgctttaataaaaaaaaaatcatgtaatATACAACTGTTTGAATTTACTCTCCACATAATTTTATGACATTTTTATCTTCGTTAAAAGCTCCGAAACTCTCCGTCGTTTAAAAAATCATCCCTGGATGTTCGTTTCAATGgaaaaccccaatgttcaagaattattatttccgggaaatgactgtccAAAAATCtaacattggccaaaacctgCATATATTTCTGTAGGACGTCCATTCGAATGGTTTATGTCCTACATCACTTTCTCTAttgttttgggatttttttgccTTTAACTGTCTAATTCAAAATACGCTACATacaacgattctgttgcttccatttgggAATATTGAGAACAtgagaaattgaaaataatgataatGAGTAAATTTGGTACATTTATGTAGCTGTGAaatatctaaattagtggatacGAGTAATTTTAAAAGTAAAGAACTTAAAATTTAGTGGCTtataaattttctcaaaaaaaaaaatgcataataaacttgattatttctatcaacctctaaagctctctaaccgctctacaattagtTCTTTAACACCCAACTCCTATCCATTTTAATTTCGTTGcaatattttaaacaatttctggtgagTCTCATATTAGTCTCATATAAAATCACGATCTTTACTCTACTGTATTTAAAATAACCAGTTAACGAGTTTaatttgttttagtttttgattttgtttgagtttttgaattttatttgagttgagtttgattatttttaaatttttgatatatTATTGAGTTTTaagtttaggtttttttttaaagtcttcatttttcgtgtttttttaaCTCCGCGTGCGAATGatggatctctatagtagcatgtccgaaaaagaacctagAATCAGAGCAGAAGATCCAAAGCTCATAAGAAGGATgtttgtaatagctgttatccatggttattatgcaaagaccaaagaaagaaatggatgGAACTTTAGGACAGGAATTCCCCCTATGACCTTCTCTTTTAGAGTATATAGAAAGAGTTTCTCAGCGATCTTCTCCAGTTGCCGAACACATTTAAACATGATACGAGTATTGAAATCTAGAAACTAGAAACCTAGAAACCTTGAAATCTAGAAGtacagagcttgagcttgggtagattgTACACTTCATAGTCGCTCTCCGTGATTAACCTGAATCAGcgaaattgcaaaaaaacaCACTTGCTTGATATTCCCAGTTTCGATAATTCGAATGATTCTATTTAAGTAAAAACGACGCcgaccacgtccttacagtcaccaggagaaGGAGAGGAAGTTAGTATGTTAGTTAGtttgttagtatgatattcgcggtcagaagggtcgcctctataacttggttcccttgcgattatca from Toxorhynchites rutilus septentrionalis strain SRP chromosome 3, ASM2978413v1, whole genome shotgun sequence encodes:
- the LOC129774563 gene encoding protein fem-1 homolog B-like codes for the protein MNPINQNQLIDEEFEHIRYDVFREVSSQDGPLSKNLRTRLNSLPRHIRKQLVEAEYNGCSSLFTACCKGNVEIAEYLITKCDANIEQRGILFDYADRKDEEFEDYTVHNVTPLCAACGAGHLHLVKCLVRLGCNVNAVSGIGSSALEVACTNKDLEIVQYLVENGANIRKPSFDGATYLIDSIESAPICSYLIRKGADVNARDVYDKTALHYAVESLSYGTIRLLLDHGADPFARSRYGDDPLQLACITGSLEVVEYLLSRINYPRERWIEAIELMGSTLIHFHYDTQDVLLHWRLAYDARTNKNNNIQERSQIPPRPAYGNMVEFATIDELNASAWDVDALRMQGLLIQERLLGIDHKVTLHRLMERGDFYKVTRRYQVCIDLWMLALRVRVQKHTILHSDTCDTVRAIVKLMVNLMDDNDPMVPQFKDAYTMFQLLTSNISEIQQLLSIQPVNRSQQKNYDCILRCLLHLMCILLSVAKTKDDHKLIESSVLGLVLNNIRSVQTNETLLHMSVSNMGLMKSDYFTDEVDTKRFFPNLPVTKLLLDCGAPVNARDNTRSTPLLLAAYPFNYEKDVIHTLIEHGAHLDLPNLLGDRPSSMLRRISMNDICLGQQISLKCLSANVIVKSGVSYRNEVPRMLEDFIRAHEMF